The Equus quagga isolate Etosha38 chromosome 2, UCLA_HA_Equagga_1.0, whole genome shotgun sequence genome has a window encoding:
- the LOC124235386 gene encoding myosin-7, producing MGDAELAVFGSAAPYLRKTEKERLEDQTRPFDLKKDVFVPDDKEEFVKAKIISREGGKITAETEHGKTVTVKEDQVLQQNPPKFDKIEDMAMLTFLHEPAVLYNLKDRYAAWMIYTYSGLFCVTINPYKWLPVYTAEVVAAYRGKKRSEAPPHIFSISDNAYQYMLTDRENQSILITGESGAGKTVNTKRVIQYFAVIAAIGDRSKKDQTSGKGTLEDQIIEANPALEAFGNAKTVRNDNSSRFGKFIRIHFGATGKLASADIETYLLEKSRVIFQLKAERDYHIFYQILSNKKPELLDMLLITNNPYDYAFISQGETTVASIDDAEELMATDNAFDVLGFTSEEKNSMYKLTGAIMHFGNMKFKQKPREEQAEPDGTEEADKSAYLMGLNSADLLKGLCHPRVKVGNEYVTKGQNVQQVAYAKGALAKAVYERMFNWMVARINATLETKQPRQYFIGVLDIAGFEIFDFNSFEQLCINFTNEKLQQFFNHHMFVLEQEEYKKEGIEWEFIDFGMDLQACIDLIEKPMGIMSILEEECMFPKATDMTFKAKLFDNHLGKSSNFQKPRNIKGKPEAHFSLIHYAGTVDYNILGWLQKNKDPLNETVVDLYKKSSLKMLSNLFANYLGADAPIEKGKGKAKKGSSFQTVSALHRENLNKLMTNLRSTHPHFVRCIIPNETKSPGVIDNPLVMHQLRCNGVLEGIRICRKGFPNRILYGDFRQRYRILNPAAIPEGQFIDSRKGAEKLLSSLDIDHNQYRFGHTKVFFKAGLLGLLEEMRDERLSRIITRIQAQSRGVLARMEFKKLLERRDSLLIIQWNIRAFMGVKNWPWMKLYFKIKPLLKSAETEKEMATMKEEFARLKEALEKSEARRKELEEKMVSLLQEKNDLQLQVQAEQDNLADAEERCDQLIKNKIQLEAKVKEMTERLEDEEEMNAELTAKKRKLEDECSELKRDIDDLELTLAKVEKEKHATENKVKNLTEEMAGLDEIIAKLTKEKKALQEAHQQALDDLQAEEDKVNTLTKAKVKLEQHVDDLEGSLEQEKKVRMDLERAKRKLEGDLKLTQESIMDLENDKQQLDERLKKKDFELNALNARIEDEQALGSQLQKKLKELQARIEELEEELEAERTARAKVEKLRSDLSRELEEISERLEEAGGATSVQIEMNKKREAEFQKMKRDLEEATLQHEATAAALRKKHADSVAELGEQIDNLQRVKQKLEKEKSEFKLELDDVTSNMEQIIKAKANLEKMCRTLEDQMNEHRSKAEETQRSVNDLTSQRAKLQTENGELSRQLDEKEALISQLTRGKLTYTQQLEDLKRQLEEEVKAKNALAHALQSARHDCDLLREQYEEETEAKAELQRVLSKANSEVAQWRTKYETDAIQRTEELEEAKKKLAQRLQDAEEAVEAVNAKCSSLEKTKHRLQNEIEDLMVDVERSNAAAAALDKKQRNFDKILAEWKQKYEESQSELESSQKEARSLSTELFKLKNAYEESLEHLETFKRENKNLQEEISDLTEQLGSSGKTIHELEKVRKQLEAEKLELQSALEEAEASLEHEEGKILRAQLEFNQIKAEIERKLAEKDEEMEQAKRNHLRVVDSLQTSLDAETRSRNEALRVKKKMEGDLNEMEIQLSHANRMAAEAQKQVKSLQSLLKDTQIQLDDAVRANDDLKENIAIVERRNNLLQAELEELRAVVEQTERSRKLAEQELIETSERVQLLHSQNTSLINQKKKMDADLSQLQTEVEEAVQECRNAEEKAKKAITDAAMMAEELKKEQDTSAHLERMKKNMEQTIKDLQHRLDEAEQIALKGGKKQLQKLEARVRELENELEVEQKRNAESIKGMRKSERRIKELTYQTEEDRKNLLRLQDLVDKLQLKVKAYKRQAEEAEEQANTNLSKFRKVQHELDEAEERADIAESQVNKLRAKSRDIGTKGLNEE from the exons ATGGGGGACGCGGAGTTGGCTGTGTTTGGGTCCGCCGCCCCATACCTGCGCAAGACAGAGAAGGAGCGGCTGGAAGACCAGACCAGGCCTTTCGACCTCAAGAAGGACGTCTTCGTGCCTGATGACAAAGAGGAGTTCGTCAAGGCTAAGATTATATCTCGAGAGGGTGGCAAAATCACTGCCGAGACTGAGCATGGCAAG ACCGTGACCGTGAAGGAGGATCAGGTGTTGCAGCAGAACCCACCCAAGTTCGACAAGATCGAGGACATGGCCATGCTGACCTTCCTGCACGAGCCCGCTGTGCTCTACAACCTCAAGGATCGCTACGCGGCCTGGATGATCTAC ACCTACTCCGGCCTCTTCTGTGTCACCATCAACCCCTACAAGTGGCTGCCGGTGTACACTGCAGAGGTGGTGGCCGCCTACCGGGGCAAGAAGAGGAGCGAGGCGCCGCCCCACATCTTCTCCATCTCTGACAACGCCTACCAGTACATGCTGACAG ACAGAGAAAACCAGTCCATCCTGATCAC CGGAGAATCCGGGGCAGGGAAGACGGTCAACACCAAGAGAGTCATCCAGTATTTTGCTGTTATCGCCGCCATTGGGGACCGCAGCAAAAAGGATCAGACCTCAGGCAAG GGCACCCTGGAGGACCAGATCATCGAGGCCAACCCTGCCCTGGAGGCTTTTGGCAATGCCAAGACCGTCAGGAATGACAACTCCTCCCGCTTC gGGAAATTCATTCGAATCCATTTTGGGGCGACTGGAAAGTTGGCGTCTGCAGACATAGAGACCT ACCTTCTGGAAAAATCCAGAGTTATTTTccagctgaaggcagagagagattatCACATTTTCTACCAAATCCTGTCTAACAAAAAACCTGAGCTGCTGG ACATGCTGCTGATCACCAACAACCCCTATGATTATGCATTCATCTCCCAAGGAGAGACCACTGTGGCCTCAATTGATGACGCTGAGGAGCTCATGGCCACTGAT AACGCCTTTGATGTGCTGGGCTTCACTTCAGAGGAGAAGAACTCCATGTACAAGCTGACGGGCGCCATCATGCACTTCGGAAACATGAAGTTCAAGCAGAAGCCGCGAGAGGAGCAGGCTGAGCCAGATGGCACCGAAG aGGCTGACAAGTCCGCCTACCTCATGGGGCTGAACTCAGCCGACCTGCTTAAGGGGCTGTGCCACCCTCGGGTGAAAGTAGGCAATGAGTACGTCACCAAGGGGCAGAATGTCCAGCAG GTGGCATATGCTAAAGGGGCCCTGGCCAAGGCAGTGTATGAGAGGATGTTCAACTGGATGGTGGCGCGGATCAACGCCACCCTGGAGACCAAGCAGCCGCGCCAGTACTTCATAGGAGTCCTGGACATCGCTGGCTTTGAGATCTTTGAC tTCAACAGTTTTGAGCAGCTCTGCATCAACTTCACCAACGAGAAGCTGCAGCAGTTCTTCAACCACCACATGTTCGTGCTGGAGCAGGAAGAGTACAAGAAGGAGGGCATCGAGTGGGAGTTCATCGACTTCGGCATGGACCTGCAGGCCTGCATCGACCTCATTGAGAAG CCCATGGGCATCATGTCCATCCTGGAAGAGGAGTGCATGTTCCCCAAGGCCACCGACATGACGTTCAAGGCCAAGCTGTTTGACAACCACCTGGGAAAGTCCAGCAACTTCCAGAAGCCACGCAATATCAAGGGGAAGCCAGAAGCCCACTTCTCCCTGATCCACTACGCCGGCACTGTGGACTACAACATCCTAGGCTGGCTGCAGAAGAACAAAGATCCACTCAATGAGACCGTGGTGGATTTATACAAGAAGTCCTCCCTTAAGATGCTCAGCAACCTGTTTGCCAACTATCTTGGGGCTGATGCAC CTATTGAGAAGGGCAAAGGCAAGGCCAAGAAAGGCTCATCCTTTCAGACCGTGTCAGCTCTGCACAGG GAAAATCTGAACAAGCTGATGACCAACTTGCGCTCCACACATCCCCACTTCGTGCGTTGCATCATCCCCAATGAGACAAAGTCTCCAG GGGTGATAGACAACCCCCTGGTCATGCACCAGCTGCGCTGCAACGGCGTGCTGGAAGGCATCCGCATCTGCAGGAAGGGCTTCCCTAACCGCATCCTCTACGGGGACTTCCGGCAGAG GTATCGCATCCTGAACCCAGCGGCCATCCCCGAGGGCCAGTTCATTGACAgcaggaaaggagcagagaagctgCTGAGCTCTCTGGACATTGACCACAACCAGTATAGGTTCGGCCACACCAAG GTGTTCTTCAAGGCagggctgctggggctgctggaggAGATGCGAGATGAGAGGCTGAGCCGAATCATCACCCGCATCCAGGCCCAGTCCCGGGGTGTGCTCGCCAGAATGGAATTCAAGAAGCTGTTAGAACGCAG AGACTCCCTGCTGATAATCCAGTGGAACATTCGGGCCTTCATGGGGGTCAAGAACTGGCCCTGGATGAAGCTCTACTTCAAGATCAAGCCTCTGCTGAAGAGcgcagagacagagaaggagatggCCACCATGAAGGAGGAGTTTGCGCGCCTCAAAGAGGCGTTGGAGAAGTCTGAGGCTCGCCgcaaggagctggaggagaagatGGTGTCCCTGCTGCAGGAGAAGAACGACCTACAGCTCCAAGTGCAGGCG GAACAAGACAACCTGGCAGATGCGGAGGAGCGCTGCGACCAGCTGATCAAGAACAAGATCCAGCTGGAGGCCAAGGTGAAGGAGATGACTGAGAGgctggaggatgaggaggagatgAATGCCGAGCTCACTGCCAAGAAGCGCAAGCTGGAAGATGAGTGCTCTGAACTCAAAAGGGACATTGATGACCTGGAGCTGACACTGGCCaaggtggagaaggagaagcaTGCAACAGAGAACAAG GTGAAGAACCTGACAGAGGAGATGGCTGGGCTGGATGAGATCATCGCCAAGCTGACCAAGGAGAAGAAAGCTCTGCAAGAGGCCCACCAGCAGGCCCTGGATGACCTCCAGGCTGAAGAGGACAAGGTCAACACCCTGACCAAGGCCAAGGTCAAGCTGGAGCAGCACGTGGACGAT CTGGAGGGATCCCTGGAGCAGGAAAAGAAAGTGCGCATGGACCTGGAGCGAGCTAAGCGGAAGCTGGAGGGCGACCTGAAGCTGACCCAGGAGAGCATCATGGACCTGGAGAACGACAAGCAGCAGCTGGATGAGAGGCTGAAAAA gAAGGACTTTGAGCTGAACGCCCTCAATGCAAGGATTGAGGATGAGCAGGCTCTGGGCAGCCAGCTGCAGAAGAAGCTCAAAGAGCTTCAG GCACGCAttgaggagctggaggaggagctggaggccgAGCGCACTGCCAGGGCCAAGGTGGAGAAGCTGCGCTCAGACCTGTCCCGGGAGCTGGAGGAGATCAGCGAGCGGCTGGAAGAGGCTGGCGGGGCCACATCCGTGCAGATCGAGATGAACAAGAAGCGCGAGGCCGAGTTCCAGAAGATGAAGCGGGACCTGGAGGAGGCCACGCTGCAGCACGAGGCCACGGCGGCGGCCCTGCGCAAGAAGCACGCCGACAGCGTGGCTGAGCTGGGCGAGCAGATCGACAACCTGCAGCGCGTGAAGCagaagctggagaaagagaagagtgagtTCAAGCTGGAGCTGGACGACGTCACCTCCAACATGGAGCAGATCATCAAGGCCAAG gcCAACCTGGAGAAGATGTGCCGGACCCTGGAAGACCAGATGAATGAGCACCGGAGCAAGGCTGAGGAGACCCAGCGTTCTGTCAACGACCTCACCAGCCAGCGGGCCAAGCTGCAGACTGAGAATG GTGAGCTGTCTCGGCAGCTGGATGAGAAGGAGGCACTGATCTCCCAGCTGACCCGAGGCAAACTCACCTACACGCAGCAGCTGGAGGACCTCaagaggcagctggaggaggaggttAAG GCGAAGAATGCCCTGGCTCACGCGCTGCAGTCGGCCAGGCACGACTGTGACCTGCTGCGGGAGCAGTACGAGGAGGAGACGGAGGCCAAGGCCGAGCTGCAGCGCGTCCTCTCCAAGGCCAACTCAGAGGTGGCCCAGTGGAGGACCAAGTACGAGACAGATGCCATCCAGAGGACCGAGGAGCTCGAGGAGGCCAA GAAGAAGCTGGCGCAGAGGCTGCAAGACGCCGAGGAGGCCGTGGAGGCCGTCAATGCCAAGTGCTCGTCTCTGGAGAAGACCAAGCACCGGCTGCAGAATGAGATCGAGGACCTGATGGTGGATGTGGAGCGCTCCAACGCGGCCGCCGCGGCCCTGGACAAGAAGCAGAGGAACTTCGACAAG ATCCTGGCCGAGTGGAAGCAGAAGTACGAGGAGTCGCAATCGGAGCTGGAGTCCTCGCAGAAGGAGGCGCGCTCCCTCAGCACCGAGCTCTTCAAGCTCAAGAACGCCTATGAGGAGTCCCTGGAGCACCTGGAGACCTTCAAGCGGGAGAACAAGAACCTCCAGG AGGAGATCTCCGACCTCACTGAGCAGTTGGGTTCCAGTGGAAAGACCATCCACGAGCTGGAGAAGGTCCGCAAGcagctggaggctgagaagctggAGCTGCAGTCGGccctggaggaggctgag gcctccctggagCACGAGGAGGGCAAGATCCTCCGTGCACAGCTGGAGTTCAACCAGATCAAGGCAGAGATCGAGCGGAAGCTGGCAGAGAAGGACGAGGAGATGGAGCAGGCCAAGCGCAACCACCTGCGGGTGGTGGACTCACTGCAGACCTCCCTGGACGCAGAGACGCGCAGCCGCAACGAGGCGCTGCGGGTGAAGAAGAAGATGGAGGGCGACCTCAACGAGATGGAGATCCAGCTCAGCCATGCCAACCGCATGGCTGCAGAGGCCCAGAAGCAAGTCAAGAGCCTCCAGAGCTTACTGAAG GACACCCAGATCCAGCTGGATGACGCGGTCCGTGCCAACGATGACCTGAAGGAGAACATCGCCATCGTGGAGCGGCGCAACAACCTACTGCAGGCTGAGCTGGAGGAGCTGCGGGCCGTGGTGGAGCAGACAGAGCGGTCTCGGAAGCTGGCTGAGCAGGAGCTGATCGAGACCAGCGAGCGGGTGCAGCTGCTGCACTCCCAG AACACCAGCCTCATCAACCAGAAGAAGAAGATGGACGCAGACCTGTCCCAGCTTCAGACTGAAGTGGAGGAGGCAGTGCAGGAGTGCAGGAATGCCGAGGAGAAGGCCAAGAAGGCCATCACGGAC GCCGCCATGATGGCGGAGGAGCTGAAGAAGGAGCAGGACACCAGCGCCCACCTGGAGCGCATGAAGAAGAACATGGAGCAGACCATTAAGGACCTGCAGCACCGGCTGGACGAGGCGGAGCAGATCGCCCTCAAGGGCGGCAAGAAGCAGCTGCAGAAGCTGGAGGCCCGGGTGCGGGAGCTGGAGAATGAGCTGGAGGTTGAGCAGAAGCGCAATGCAGAGTCCATCAAGGGCATGAGGAAGAGTGAGCGGCGCATCAAGGAGCTCACCTACCAG